Genomic window (Phaeodactylum tricornutum CCAP 1055/1 chromosome 3, complete sequence):
CTCGTCAAAGAGAACGTTCGCCATTGCGTATCCGCGTACGTAGTGCTGTGGTGCCTGACTCTGGCGTCGAGTATGGCTGACAGGTCTTTTTGTGTCAATGGAAAGAACGGCACAATTGCTGGCCATTCAAGTGCACGCCCGCCAAGATGACGCATTAATTCATGGCCAACATCAAGGACAAGTGAGGCTTGCGAATAAATCTCGGACGTTCCGTGAGTTCGGATGCTCTGCGTAATCGCCATGCGTCCAATTTCGGTTGACGTGAACATTATGACGCTTTGACGACAGTGCTTCCTGAGTTGCCAAGTGGATGTCTGCAAATCGTTGTAGCCAGTCTCTCCCAATTCATGCAAAAGCCAAGATAGCAATGAAGGTTCCATATGCTCCACGTTTTTTAAGAGAATGATACTCCCTTCCTGCATTTTTTTCACATGTCGCAGTATACGGGTCGCGAGCTTGGCTTGAAGTGTCTCACGCAGTGCTTCATGGTCAACGAGAAAGTCTTGACCGTCCAACAGTAATAAGACGGCCTCGGATTGGGCCTCGCTCGAATGTTCCACGGCATTGAAACAGTGGGGCATTAAGACGTGACGAGCCAAATGGATGAGCGCAGTTTGTTTGCCTTCCCCTATTCCTCCGGTCGCGAAGAATAGCAAGGGACTGTCGCGGTTCCATGTTTGAACCCGTTCCGTTAGTATCTGCACCGCCAAAGGTTGTCCCACCATGGACGATTCGAACGCTTTCCACAAGTTTATGTCGGACGAGATCCGTAGAGAGCAGGGCCGCGGACGAGAATTCCACCGAGAGGTCCCGCGATAGTCTTGGTATAGATCACGTAGCTCGGTATGTATGTGCATCCAACCCCAACCGGCTAGGTGCAGCGGTGTGTCGAAGAACAGAGCCCGCGTGGATTGCCACAGCTGGAAGCCGTGAAGCGACACATAATCGTTCCATGTTGTTGGCTCCGTGTCGGTGATCGTACTATCGTCTGCAATGGTATTTGGTAGTGGCGGAGCGGGAGGCCCGTAGCGACTGCTTCCAAACAAGGCCAGCTGCACCACCATTGCGAGTAGAATCGTTCGTACCCATGTGGGTATCCAGACGGATCCCGGATATGTTCTTCTCCAAAGTGTTGGATCCTGGTTGTTGCTATAATCATCGCACCATTCCGAACCATCTCCCTCCGCTATTGACTGCGATTGTGGCAGGACTATGAAGGTGGGTCGAGTGTTGGAAAACAGTGGGTTGTGATTGCTCTCGGACGGTCCAAACGGATTGTTTTCCATGTTCGCCGAATTAGACGTCGACTCGACCCTTGCGGTCCGTTGATCAATATCTCGAGATACGAGAGCACCCTGTTCACTCACTCCTTGAGCAACAAACTCCCATTCTGGGTTGCTGCGCCAGGATTTTGAACTGCCAATGGTACGACTTTGTTCCGTGCGGAACTGATCCTCTTCCCCATCGTTGGCAccgtcgtcctcttcatgGTATCGAAAGCGTCCCATACCTCTGTGTGCGTACGTAAAAGTTTACAGGCTCATGTGTGATGCATAGACATACGCAAGCAATCTTGCACGGCAAAAACTAAACCTATCCTTGTACATACTCAGCGATTGAGAGTTGCAACAGCAAAACAGACCCAACGAGTACGGGAACGTTTTTGCAGTGAATGAAAGAGAGTAGCTTTTCTCGGCGTCCCTCGTGTTTTTTTTCCCTAACCCTACCCTACGTTAAATGTGGGACCTTGGCTCGACGTACCGAACTTTCTGTTTGGAAATAGAAGATGGCCATAATCTGCCATAGTCAGAGTGTCAGGAAACCATGTCTGTGGACGAACACGATGAGGATCCGTTGTTTCCTACGGGATCAACGGTTCCCTTCCCCTACGATAAGCCCTATCCACAGCAAGTTGCCCTGATGGATACTATGTTACAAGCTTTGAAGCTTCGACGACAAGAGCAACGACGGCAAGACTCATCACGGGACCCATCGGCAAAGCCGTCGTCAGCCGCGGGAGGAAGCGCCACCGTACTGCTGCTGGAATCGCCTACAGGTACCGGCAAATCCCTCAGTCTGGCGTGTGCCGCACTTGCTTGGCTCAAGTATGTCGAACAGGAAGATCTCCGTGCAAACGAGACACAGTCAAGCACGAATGGAACCAAAACGAGCTTTGTTTTCCCCGACGAACGAGAATCCACCAACTTCGATCGACTCTGCGACTCAtacaacaacgacaacagcagtagcaacgacgacgacgtctACCGGATTGGATTGGTTGGATTCGTGGGTTCCACCCGATCAGCTCGAACGTAAGCGAAGCCAAGACCAGTCACGTCGGCAAGCAAAAGTGAGTCGCGAAGCGCTTGATCAGGAACTAGACTTGATTCGTCAAAGATTCCGGCCCAGCGAATCATCAAATGCCCAGAACGGTACAGCTTCCTTGTCTCACCTAAAGGGTAAGCGAGAGAATGCTCTGCGCTTGGCAATTACCGCTGTCAAACTTCAGTCTCGACGTGCCGACAAGCGCCGCGGTCAGAAACGACCCCGTACGGTAACTCCCACCAAAGTCGACGACCTTTGCTTGGATGCGTACcgttccgacgacgaagacaatcATTATCAGCCAACATCGCATCATTCAACAGGGACCGAGCATCTTTCATTTTCGGCCGGCCGCTTGCTGAACGGTGCCGCCCTGGATGGCTCACTCAATAATGGTGTGAATTCAGGCTCGGAGACCAGTACGGCGAGAGGCATACATTCACGAGCGGTCGGTGGTGTCCAACCGGGAAGTGGTGTCCGCAAAATCATTTACGCCGCACGTACGCATTCGCAGCTTTCGCAGTTTGTGGGAGAATTGCGTCGGACTGCGTGGGGGGATCACGTCAGGGTCGTGGCACTCGGTGGTCGCAAAGCTCTCTGTGGAAATGCGGCGGTCGCTCGATTGAAATCGGAAGCGGCCGTGAACGAAGCCTGCTTGgatttgcaaaaggccaaaagCTGTAACTGCCCCTTGCTGGCATCCAAAGACACGGTTGACACCCTAGCCATGCATACCCTCGCTTCCGTGACTGATATTGAACAAGCTTCACAGTTGGGAAAAGCCTCGCAAACGTGTGCCTACTATGCCTCTCGGACCGCCCTGGCTGCGGCCGAAGTCGTGGTGTTGCCGTACAGCATGCTTTTGTCTCCGCAAACACGTTCTGCAGTAGGGCTGTCTTTAAAGGAGTCGCTCGTTATTGTGGATGAAGCTCACAATTTACCCGAAGCTTTACGATCCTTGCATTCGTGTTCCTTGTCCCTGCCCGTCGTCATGGCGAGTCTAGAGCAACTGGCCTTGTGCACGACCAAGTATGCTTCTCGACTGGCCGGGCGCAATATATACTATCTCGGACAAATAAGGAAAGTGTTGGTCACTTTTCGCAAACATTTTGAATGCACCACACCCAATCACAAGCTGGAAGAACGGATGGTAAGCCCTGGGGAGTTGTTAATTGAACTGAAATTGGACTCTGTTAATTTGTTCAAGATTTTGCGCTACTTGGAGCGGTCTCGACTTGCGCAAAAATTGCTTGGCTTTACTAGTCTGGTGTCGACTGAAGTTCAGGCAAAGACTGGAGATGAGGGGGATGATGCGCAAGAAACTACAACAGGGATTTCAAAGCATGTATCAGCGATGTCGCTGGTACAAAACTTCTTGGAAAAGCTATCGTTGACTGGCCAAGAAGGAAAGATTGTAACTGATCGACCAGGGATCAGCCCCAATCCAGATCACAACCCTCGCGTCCGCCAAAGGCAGCATCCCGCCTTTCGATATGTTCTCCTACAGCCTGCCGTGTTCTTTGAAAACGTTCTGACAGAGGCGCATGCCTTAGCGTTGGTGGGAGGGACACTGCGTCCATTTGTTCACGTGGCTGCCGAACTTCTTGGAAATCAGAGTCTCTTACACGAAGCCGCTCTCGCGGACGAGGCCATGCGGACCCAGCAACTTTCCAATAAAAATTCTACGCATGCAATAGTCTCGTCAAGTTTCGCCGCGTTTTCCTGTGATCATGTCGTATCGCCCAATAATGTTCTTTTGCAGTGTCATTTGAAGGGTCCGACCGGAAAGAGTTTGGATTTTCGCCACCAGCAGCGCAAGACGGCAACGGCGTGCAATGAGCTCGGGGCAACATTATTGCATCTGTGTCGTAGTGTACCAAGTGGAATGGTCGTTTTTTTGCCGAGCTACTCTTATGAAGCTCACTTAGTCCAGCACTGGAAACGCTCCGGGATCTGGAACGATTTGCAAAAGATCAAGAGCATATATAGGGAACCAAAACAATCTAGCCAACTGGATACTACCCTTCAAGCTTATTCTCGCGATGCGCTCAAAGGTGCGCTTTTGTTTTCCGTTATCGGCGGCAAAATGTCGGAAGGTATCAATTTTTCCAACGACATGGCGCGATGCGTTGTGGTTGTTGGTTTACCTTATCCAGATATTACGGACCCTGAGCTACTGGAGAAAATGGCTATGATGGATCGCGCCCCGGACAAAACAATATCCGGCCGGGCCTACTATCAGAATCTTTGCATGCGAGCTGTCAATCAATCGGTAGGCCGCGCGATTCGTCACGCTGACGACTACGCTGCGGTTGTGCTCTGCGATCAACGGTATAGCGAAGAGCGTATTTGGTCTGCATTGCCGGGCTGGTTAAAAAGGGGTTCGAGGGCATCTCCGCAACAAACTACTGATTTTCAGGCTCAAGACCAAGAGTTGAGATCATTCTTTTCTGGCCGCAGTTAGTTTGCCGACAGCAAACTTCTGTAATCCCACAGCTCAGGAATGTCACTCCAGTGGAGATGCCATCACGACTGCCCTCGGTTTCTCTATTGCAAGACAGCTGGCGAAAGATTCTATTCGCGAAACGGTTGTAGACATGTGTGGGTGGCATAAGCTATACCTACCAATATAATATACTATGAACCTTGGATGTAACAACGTGCTTTGAAGCCATTTCCCTTAGCTCTTTTTTGCCCGTGATGGTGAAGGCCCACCGAAAGCTGACTCATTGTTGGCTGCTCGTTTTAAGGAGCCTTCGCGGTTTGATGTGACTGGCGGCATGATGAGTGTGGTGGTGTTTGTGGGCCCTCCCGTATGAGAGGCCGACGGAGCCCTTAGGTGGTTCTGCAAACTTACTGCGGCTTGACTCAATGAATGCAACAAGTCTGGGACCTGCGACGCACTGGAAGACGCAGTCGCTGAGGATGCAGCCAAAATGCTGTCACGAGGTGTAATGGCGGAATGAACTAAGGCGGCCAACTTGTCGTACTCGGCATTCATCGCAGTTATGCGTCGGTTGCACTCATAGGAAAGCTCCGCGAGTTTTTGGTCGTATTGAGCCGCAGTCAAGCTCAGTGTTTCCTTCAGCTTAGCTACATCATGTTTCAAAGATTCAACTTCATCTTTGGACTGCTGATCAGTCTTAGTGGCTCGTTTAATTTGATGCAATAGCTGTGGCTTGTCCTTTTGAAATTTTTCGTGATAGAATCGTACGAAACATGCGGTGTGTGGATCCACATCCGAAGTCAAGATTGGGTCGGTCCTTAGCTTTCGAAAGCCGTAGAAATTCAGTTGACGAGCAAAGCTCGAAAAGTTGGAATGCTTGAAATAGCGAGGAAGGACGCTCTGTTGTTCGACGGAAAGTAGTGGTGCTAATGAGCAAAAAGTTACGTTTTCCGATTCTTACAGTAGctgatgacagtgaatacgTTTCATTGCTACTTACGCTCGCGAACTTTTCGGTATTCTTCACAACAAAATTATCACCCGCTTCTGACCAAGTAGCGATCTCTGAATCGCATCGGTCAATCATATGATAAGTCTCTGGAATGAGATAAAATCAAGGTCCAGAAAGAGGTGAGTCGCAAATTGAAAAAGTGCAGTCAACATTCCGGAATATTTCCGACATTTTCAAAGCACGAGTTCCAGGTTCCCTCAAAAATTAGGAAATTCGATCTATTGGGGGGGAATTTTTCAGATGTTCGGTGCATGTTCGAAAAAGTCTTGCAGCACCGGGACAGCAAATACAAAAGAATCGATTGCGAACAAATCGATACGAAAACTTACTACTGAGGAACATGGGTAGCTGAAATTGTTTGCTAGCACAAGTCTTGCTATTCCTTCTCTTAGAGGAATCGTGGGAAAATTCACAGGAATCCTCCGATTTTACGGAGGCTGAAGCGTGTGGTTGTGAAGTCGCTGCCGAAGAACTCAAAGAACAAAGAACGTCACATGTCATCTGTGTAGCTTCCTTGTCGTCCTCGTGCTCAAAAGACGTTGGGGAGCAGCAAGGTCCCTCCTCCGCATGGACTCCTAGGAAGCACTCTTCGGAGTTGGTCATTGTGGGGGAAGGTAGTCGGCTAGCTTTTGGATGAGCAAACATCGCAATAAGTGTATCGCAGCGTCTCTACTGTGAGTGGGAACACGATCGGCGTTCGAAGAAGCAGCGAGGAGTGCTGAGAGAGTGTCCCTCCGTGCCGCTCTTTGAAGTTCTGATTGGTTCCTTTCGACCCTGACAAACCAACCAACCGAAGGAAGCCTCCAGAAGATTCTGGAGAAGTGACTATGAAGACGATTGCTCTTCAAGTTGCCCTGTCACGGTATAATTCAGTCTGTCCGTGATTCTGTCTTTTCATAATCGTGGCATTATCTACAGTCGGTCATCATTTTTGAATGAAGACAAATCTGTTTTCCAAGTTTCAGATGCCCTCCAGTAAACAGACATGTCATCCGATCATTGACTGTGCAGCTCAAACCAAACGGCACGAGCCACAACTTCAATTAACTAGCATCACCAACCATGATCAAGCTTAGTTCCCATACTAGCGTGTCCATGGAACTTCGTTTTCGAAGAGATAACTTACGAGACCGCGCTGGTCGAGAGGACCCTCGAAAAGGATTTGGTCCGGCGATTCTACTGTTCTTTCGGGAGCAAATAGTAAATTTGgagaaaaacgacgacaTACACATGCATCGTATTTGACACACAAAAGGAGATCAAGAGAGCAACGTTGGCGCTTTCGTCGACGAAAGCATTGTATGGATGCTGAGAAAAAATGCTCTGCGAATAGAATCATGCTTCCAACTAATTCTCTCGGAAACGTGCCTAGTTTAGTCTGCTCTGTCTCTTGGCAGTCGCACCTCTGGTCGCGTATCGACTCGATGCTTTTGGAACACGGCTAGCTTTAAGAGCTTTATATTCGGCACACTTCAACCGCATGCGCATATCGCGGTTGTTTCTTATAGTTGGTCGGGATTCTTCTGTGAATGGGGAGACATGTTcgtcactcacagtcaagacaCTTTCCGGAACGGAAAGCGATTCTGTACCGCCAACACAAATACCAGAATTACCATCTTTTCAGCCGAAATCCGGCGAAATGCATAATAGAACAATTCAAGCTGACAGCTATAGACCTGGTGACGGTACACTTCTGCATGTTTAATTAATAATCTGAGCATTCCACTTCTTGCGAATCAGTGCCTATGTTGTTGTAAAAACAATTTTCCGAGTTCCAACTTTTCTGCATCCTCCAATCGGGTACAGGGTGTCAACGTCCATAATTCCATGTTGATGATTTCAAAGATTGATCCGTCCGAGTGCTCTGCTGACAAAGATGGACTCCCAAACGTAACACACGGAGAAGTGGTTCCCGTCAGCATGTCGGATTGTACGGTTAACCCGAAACCCCATTCGTGCTCCTTGATTGGTTCACCATGGTTCAGAGTAGAAATACTCGCTGTATCGGGCGATAAAGTATTGCCTGCACCCCCACCAATGCCAATCTTATCATACGTGCACAGTTGAATGCATTGATTCTTACCTGTGTAAGGAAAGACATCCACTTCGCTTTCTATTTGCGCTTGGTCGATAATTGAATGCGTCTTCTCTTGTCGAGTATGGCGCATCCGCCATAGAAACGAATCACTCGACCCGAAATAATTCCAGTTCCTGCGCCACGCTTTTGCAGTAAAGGCACCAAATACCTCGCCATCGACCGTCTCAATGGCTAGAAGGGAGTGTTGCGCTCCTCGCGCGTACTGCAAAAACGTTAGCATGTTGGCACCGTCGCGGACCAAGGAATATTTCATCCAAAAGTTTTCCCTGGCCCTACTAATGGGAAGAAAAGGTTGCAAGCTTTCCATTAGCGGTGGGCTTAATACGTGCGGTTGGGCGTCAATGTCTTCGGCTGATGTGCCAAGGATATGAAAAGGTAGAGTGCCTCCGCCGCCATAACCATTCTCGTACTCATCTTGAATGACCATCCAGGAGTCATAATAATCCaaatcatcatcgtcatcaatTTTCCAGGAATCATCTTGGTCATAAATCGGCGCAAGTTCTTGAGTGCTGCTTGTTGTAGCGGTGTCGTGCAAGAGTTTCCGCGTTCCACCAAGAAAAACTCCATTCACTTCTTCATCCGACAAACTTCGAATCAGCGCCTGAGAATTGCGTCGAAAGACGTTGTTGAGTCGGTCAAAGCTTATGGTTTCGTCAAACGAGTTGCTCGAAATGACACTGGTATTACCGTCGTTAAAGGATACCATACTGTCGAAACGACGTGCCACGTTGAGTGCATCCATGGAAAACGACTCCAAGCTGCCACGAGTACTCTCCCAATCGGCCACTTCAATACCCTGGCCTTCGTAATTACTAACGGACGCATCCCTCAGCAAGACATGATGAGACAACGAATCTGTATCCGTGTGATGGGACAAGAGTTTGATGTTGTCTTGAATCATCCTGCTCCCGTCGATAGTTGGTTTAATTTCGACTTTGGTGGGAACGGGAGAGGTCCAATCGGCTAGCTGATCCAATTTCTTTTCATCGTCAGCTGTGATTGACGGATTGCGGTCTTCTGTTCGACTCCACTCCGTTGTAATATCAGAAAAGCCGGCAGACGAGCGTACGGATGCATCGGAGTGCACATGATGAGCTTTGTGAAGTGAAGGAATGCTCTTAAAACTTCTGTCTGAAGGCGAGGAATTTAGAATTGTATGTCCTTGATGGAGAGTGGGAATGGAATTTGAGGAATCAGAACGAATTGGAGCCGCTTTTCGCAGAGCGGTTATGCTAAAGTCATCCGATTCCGCCCGAGATTGACGAGGTGACGGCAGTTCCCCAAACGTGACCGATTTGCGACTACTTTCGGAAGTGAGTCGACGCAATTGTGGTCGAGATGGAATACGTGACTGTCGGAGTGAGCCCCGTCGATTGTTGTCAGATTTGTTGTCGTTCATAAATAAATTCGTTCGTGCTTCTTGTTCTGGTCGCGATGTGGAACTGGAGGTAGAAGTCGTGTTTTCACGAGCATTGGTCGCTCGAAAGATGTCGCCGAGTCGTTGGGATTTCTGCAAAACATTCCGACGGGAAGAGTTTGTAAAACTGTTGCGCCGGGACAACAAAAGGCGTCGCGAGGAAGTGTCCGTGACAGCCAACCCGCTTTCGTGTGCCTTCCATATTTTCCCAAAAAGTAAACTTTTTCGACGGCCTTGGAGAAGTTCTTGTCGACGGGCAGATCCTACGTTAAAAGAACAAGATGAACCGGCGGATTGGCTACGCGGTCGATCGTCGTTGCGCATTGGTATGACATCGACCATAGATCCGGTCGTAATTGTTCCTCGTGGTGACACCCGGTCCGACAAGCAAACATTTGGCAGAGCCTCTTTGCTGCTTCGTTCGCGACTCAAAGAAAATGCGTCAGAGCCGGACCATTCATTGACGTTGGCTGAATCGTCGTGATGCTCGAAGAAGAGATCATCGTCGAGTAGCTTGCTATGTGCGAGCTTGACTTCAATTTCGTTGCCTTTAATGCAGagttcttccaaaaagacaTTTTCTTGAGGCGTCAGACTCGTACGGCGGCGACTGATCGACTCGCGTAGAGACTCGCGAGACTTTTCCGAAGCACCGTTTATCGAAACGCCTGTTCTAAAAACTATTCCGTGGTCGTTGTTGCCGGTGCTAATGGCATTGACGCTCGCGCTCCTATCAGAGCTTCCAAAGGGTATCTGCGGGGGCGTCTTGGGGGGTCGAGACATGCTTGCCTCGTTTGCTTGTCCTAATGAAAATGTAGCGAAGGATGCGCAGGCTTGGACGCGTTGACAGTAAattccttttgcttttctcgCGCACCTTCCGCTATGACGAGCACTCACACTCAATCCAAGCACGATAAATGCGCGGAGTGATTGCTGGAAGCTGATTGGGTTTTGATAAATTACAGTTGCGTACTTGATCGATTTCTGGCAAGATAATGGTGCAATCGCCACGAGCGCGGGAGATGATTGATTGTCAAACGTGTGAATGAGTCGAGTCGTTGGTGCGTTCACTGTGAATGCGGAAGAGATGAGGATGTGAGCACGACCAAAAGATTTCCCCTAACCGAAGGGATCGTGTCATCGCCATCTCCGCTAAAACGGCTCCCTACCCGAACCTCCCACGATATCGGCGAGAGCACAAAAACACCCGGACATTCCATCTATTTTTAACAAAGTATCGCGCGCGAGGTCGGCTTTTTCATTGTATGTATTAAAATAACCATCTCCGTTGAATCAGTGTTACCTAGCGAGGCAATTCACAATAGTATGTCGAGAATCCATATTTCACGCCTGTCGACACAGACAGACTCACAAACGTCTTCACACACAACCGTGACAGAATCGTTGCAACACTCTCTGGACTATCACACATACGAACTGAGTCGGATAGCCAGAACCATGCTCTTCCAACGAGACCACTCCGCGAGACCTTTCGGCGTGAAGAAGTTTATAATTTGCACTTCTTCCCGTACCTGTTTGTTCCCCGACCTCCAGCAGTGTGGTATGTTGTTTCTAGTCGTTCTGATTACACAGCCGATTGTTGGCCTAACGTATCTCATTTTTTTTTGTTCTGCTCACACATAAGGTAGCACTCTTACATAAAATTCCGAGTTACATTTAGTTTTATGAACGTTACGCCGCTGTTCCTCCTCGTCTGCCACTTGCTGTCGGCGAAGGTTCGGGGAGAATCGTCTATTCGAGGAACGCAGAAAGAGGAGCAACACACTGTCGGAAAGCTACAAGAGCAGTCTGTTGTTTGTATGGTGGAGCAGGTGGATGTCAAATTTTCCAATTATGAACCCTCACCCAGTAACGATGCGGCGAGTACGGCGAACGACAGCGACTCGGCATTCCTTTGTGTGACGGACCAGGACAACGCGGCTGATCAATCGTTCGTCATTGACTTGCCACCTTTGGTCTTGGAGAACATGACGCATCACGAGCATCCCGTTCTATCCATTTCCGACGCGGTTCTGGATAATGAAGCGGTTCAGCTTTCGGTCATCAAGGACGCCTCTATTGATATTGATGATTCACCATCCCAACACCGTTCTCTGGCGTCGGCAACGGGTACTGGCCAAGTCCTGGTCTTACGGATCACTTATCGTGGCATATCCCCCTCTCTGTCGGCCGATCAACTGGCCTCACGTGTTTTTGGCTTGGGTAACAATCCGGAACGTCACAGTCTTTCCAGCCAAATCGATGCTTGTTCATTTAGGCAGTTACAACTGAGACCAGCAGAGGGCGATGACATTGTAAATGGCATTGCTGAAATTTCCATTGACAAGCGAGTAGCTGGCTCGAACTCGGTGCTGGCTTTGGATAATCTAGTGGTCGCTAACGCCACGCGACGGTTTGGTCGATTGAGTACCCAGTTCGCTCATGTCTTATTTGTCTTCCCAAGCGCTGGGCTTTTGTTTGGTGGACGTGGATGGTTGGCCTATGCCTATTTCAACGGGTGGCGCTCCGTCTACAACGACAAATGGGGTGGTAGCTTGTCCGCCTTGATGCATGAAGTAGGGCACAATCTTAACTTGAACCACGCCGGACGAGGTAGCCAAAACTATGGCGATGTCACAGGTAGGTGCCTCAAGAAGGCTTTCCATGTACTATTTCATCCCGATTAACTTATCGCGATGTGTTTTGAACGCATGGCGACGGTAACTAGGCAGAGCTCATTGATTTTGTTTCCTTCTTATGCGGATTAGGTTACATGGGATGGGGAACTTCTAAGATTGGTGCTCCCACAAGCTGCTTTAATGCACAAAAGAGCTGGGCACTGGGATGGTACAAAGATCGTTCCCTTTCACTCTCTCTCCCAGATTTCCCTTGGGGAGGACAGGTTGCCTTCTTCGGGGAGTACGACAAGACAACGCCGGATCAACCTGTTATTCTAAGTCTTGAAGACGGCAGCAAGCGATTTTTTTTACAGTACAACCGCGCCAAAGGTATGAACGAGCAAACCCGAGAATTTCCCAACCAGGTTGTCCTTGTCAGTGACGAAGGCCCGGGAGACGGAAGGTGGGGTCCGCAATCCCGGCTGGAAGGAGCTATCGGCTTGAACGAGCAAAGCACTCGACGAAACTTTCGAATCCAAAACTTTGAAGCATCGGGCTTTCCTCTCTTTATCCGAGTTTGTGATGAGGTGGAGGGCCCTCCCGACTTGGTACGTCTCAGCATTCACTTGGAAGATGGAACGCAGAGTGACACTTGCAATTTAAATATAGAGGCTTCAGCGCAGACCACGCCTTGCGATGACGACTTCTCGGCAGTGTTCTTCGTAGACCCCAATCGTGGGTACAAAGACTGCGGCTGGCTGGCTCGAGTGATGGCAAAAAGTGATTTTTGGTCTGAGGCTTTGTGTCAAGAGGGCCACGAAGCCTACAATGCATGCGCGGAGACATGTGGCAAATGTACAGACAAATGCGAAGACACCACCGGAGCTTTTTTCTATGTCAATGCTCGTCATGGAAACAAGGATTGTGAG
Coding sequences:
- a CDS encoding predicted protein; its protein translation is MLFQRDHSARPFGVKKFIICTSSRTCLFPDLQQCVTFSFMNVTPLFLLVCHLLSAKVRGESSIRGTQKEEQHTVGKLQEQSVVCMVEQVDVKFSNYEPSPSNDAASTANDSDSAFLCVTDQDNAADQSFVIDLPPLVLENMTHHEHPVLSISDAVLDNEAVQLSVIKDASIDIDDSPSQHRSLASATGTGQVLVLRITYRGISPSLSADQLASRVFGLGNNPERHSLSSQIDACSFRQLQLRPAEGDDIVNGIAEISIDKRVAGSNSVLALDNLVVANATRRFGRLSTQFAHVLFVFPSAGLLFGGRGWLAYAYFNGWRSVYNDKWGGSLSALMHEVGHNLNLNHAGRGSQNYGDVTGYMGWGTSKIGAPTSCFNAQKSWALGWYKDRSLSLSLPDFPWGGQVAFFGEYDKTTPDQPVILSLEDGSKRFFLQYNRAKGMNEQTREFPNQVVLVSDEGPGDGRWGPQSRLEGAIGLNEQSTRRNFRIQNFEASGFPLFIRVCDEVEGPPDLVRLSIHLEDGTQSDTCNLNIEASAQTTPCDDDFSAVFFVDPNRGYKDCGWLARVMAKSDFWSEALCQEGHEAYNACAETCGKCTDKCEDTTGAFFYVNARHGNKDCEWLSTRTPWREKLCHEGNAAYAYCQESCNVCD
- a CDS encoding predicted protein, giving the protein MSRPPKTPPQIPFGSSDRSASVNAISTGNNDHGIVFRTGVSINGASEKSRESLRESISRRRTSLTPQENVFLEELCIKGNEIEVKLAHSKLLDDDLFFEHHDDSANVNEWSGSDAFSLSRERSSKEALPNVCLSDRVSPRGTITTGSMVDVIPMRNDDRPRSQSAGSSCSFNVGSARRQELLQGRRKSLLFGKIWKAHESGLAVTDTSSRRLLLSRRNSFTNSSRRNVLQKSQRLGDIFRATNARENTTSTSSSTSRPEQEARTNLFMNDNKSDNNRRGSLRQSRIPSRPQLRRLTSESSRKSVTFGELPSPRQSRAESDDFSITALRKAAPIRSDSSNSIPTLHQGHTILNSSPSDRSFKSIPSLHKAHHVHSDASVRSSAGFSDITTEWSRTEDRNPSITADDEKKLDQLADWTSPVPTKVEIKPTIDGSRMIQDNIKLLSHHTDTDSLSHHVLLRDASVSNYEGQGIEVADWESTRGSLESFSMDALNVARRFDSMVSFNDGNTSVISSNSFDETISFDRLNNVFRRNSQALIRSLSDEEVNGVFLGGTRKLLHDTATTSSTQELAPIYDQDDSWKIDDDDDLDYYDSWMVIQDEYENGYGGGGTLPFHILGTSAEDIDAQPHVLSPPLMESLQPFLPISRARENFWMKYSLVRDGANMLTFLQYARGAQHSLLAIETVDGEVFGAFTAKAWRRNWNYFGSSDSFLWRMRHTRQEKTHSIIDQAQIESEVDVFPYTGKNQCIQLCTYDKIGIGGGAGNTLSPDTASISTLNHGEPIKEHEWGFGLTVQSDMLTGTTSPCVTFGSPSLSAEHSDGSIFEIINMELWTLTPCTRLEDAEKLELGKLFLQQHRH
- a CDS encoding predicted protein, coding for VRKIIYAARTHSQLSQFVGELRRTAWGDHVRVVALGGRKALCGNAAVARLKSEAAVNEACLDLQKAKSCNCPLLASKDTVDTLAMHTLASVTDIEQASQLGKASQTCAYYASRTALAAAEVVVLPYSMLLSPQTRSAVGLSLKESLVIVDEAHNLPEALRSLHSCSLSLPVVMASLEQLALCTTKYASRLAGRNIYYLGQIRKVLVTFRKHFECTTPNHKLEERMVSPGELLIELKLDSVNLFKILRYLERSRLAQKLLGFTSLVSTEVQAKTGDEGDDAQETTTGISKHVSAMSLVQNFLEKLSLTGQEGKIVTDRPGISPNPDHNPRVRQRQHPAFRYVLLQPAVFFENVLTEAHALALVGGTLRPFVHVAAELLGNQISSSFAAFSCDHVVSPNNVLLQCHLKGPTGKSLDFRHQQRKTATACNELGATLLHLCRSVPSGMVVFLPSYSYEAHLVQHWKRSGIWNDLQKIKSIYREPKQSSQLDTTLQAYSRDALKGALLFSVIGGKMSEGINFSNDMARCVVVVGLPYPDITDPELLEKMAMMDRAPDKTISGRAYYQNLCMRAVNQSVGRAIRHADDYAAVVLCDQRYSEERIWSALPGWLKRGSRASP
- a CDS encoding predicted protein is translated as MTNSEECFLGVHAEEGPCCSPTSFEHEDDKEATQMTCDVLCSLSSSAATSQPHASASVKSEDSCEFSHDSSKRRNSKTCASKQFQLPMFLSKTYHMIDRCDSEIATWSEAGDNFVVKNTEKFASSVLPRYFKHSNFSSFARQLNFYGFRKLRTDPILTSDVDPHTACFVRFYHEKFQKDKPQLLHQIKRATKTDQQSKDEVESLKHDVAKLKETLSLTAAQYDQKLAELSYECNRRITAMNAEYDKLAALVHSAITPRDSILAASSATASSSASQVPDLLHSLSQAASHQTAKAP
- a CDS encoding predicted protein, which encodes MGRFRYHEEDDGANDGEEDQFRTEQSRTIGSSKSWRSNPEWEFVAQGVSEQGALVSRDIDQRTARVESTSNSANMENNPFGPSESNHNPLFSNTRPTFIVLPQSQSIAEGDGSEWCDDYSNNQDPTLWRRTYPGSVWIPTWVRTILLAMVVQLALFGSSRYGPPAPPLPNTIADDSTITDTEPTTWNDYVSLHGFQLWQSTRALFFDTPLHLAGWGWMHIHTELRDLYQDYRGTSRWNSRPRPCSLRISSDINLWKAFESSMVGQPLAVQILTERVQTWNRDSPLLFFATGGIGEGKQTALIHLARHVLMPHCFNAVEHSSEAQSEAVLLLLDGQDFLVDHEALRETLQAKLATRILRHVKKMQEGSIILLKNVEHMEPSLLSWLLHELGETGYNDLQTSTWQLRKHCRQSVIMFTSTEIGRMAITQSIRTHGTSEIYSQASLVLDVGHELMRHLGGRALEWPAIVPFFPLTQKDLSAILDARVRHHSTTYADTQWRTFSLTSSLKTALLEPSSQVEYVAWKGRQGSDPDATTMSFTFSSTGAQVLGEGGPVWIKIQAQLNRCVFSRPLKKRSDQDVVMDYDARIQRGMVQQCEYDGACTELCRFPIHTPSLSTYGFGN